In Topomyia yanbarensis strain Yona2022 chromosome 2, ASM3024719v1, whole genome shotgun sequence, one DNA window encodes the following:
- the LOC131678486 gene encoding large ribosomal subunit protein uL18, which produces MGFVKVVKNKQYFKRYQVRFRRRREGKTDYYARKRLIFQDKNKYNTPKYRLIVRLSNRDITCQIAYARIEGDRIVCAAYSHELPRYGVKVGLTNYAAAYCTGLLAARRILQKLRLDTLYTGCTDVTGEEYLVEAVDDGPGAFRCYLDVGLARTSTGARIFGAMKGAVDGGLNIPHSVKRFPGYSAENKSFNAEVHRSHIFGQHVADYMRSLEEEDEDAYKRQFSKYVALGIKADDIENIYKNAHAAIRKDPSFTKKPEKKVTKKRHNLAKLTLEARKAKIAKHKAEFLAKIQADSEA; this is translated from the exons ATG GGTTTCGTAAAGGTTGTTAAGAACAAACAGTACTTCAAGCGTTACCAAGTCAGGTTCCGCAGGCGTCGTGAGGGAAAAACCGATTACTATGCTCGCAAGCGCCTAATCTTCCAGGATAAGAACAAGTACAATACACCGAAGTACCGACTAATTGTTCGTTTGAGTAACCGCGACATCACCTGCCAGATTGCCTATGCTCGCATCGAGGGTGATCGTATTGTATGCGCCGCCTACTCGCACGAATTGCCGCGTTATGGCGTTAAG GTTGGCCTAACCAACTATGCTGCGGCATACTGCACTGGATTGCTAGCAGCTCGTCGTATCCTGCAAAAGTTGCGCCTGGATACACTGTACACTGGTTGTACTGATGTTACCGGCGAGGAGTATCTGGTCGAGGCAGTAGATGATGGTCCAGGTGCATTCCGTTGCTATCTGGACGTTGGTCTTGCTCGCACCTCTACCGGAGCTCGCATATTTGGCGCAATGAAAGGAGCCGTGGATGGCGGGCTCAATATTCCGCACTCTGTTAAGCGTTTCCCGGGATACAGCGCTGAGAACAAGAGTTTCAACGCTGAAGTCCACCGTTCTCACATATTCGGACAGCATGTCGCTGATTACATGCGTTCCTTGGAAGAGGAAGATGAGGATGCGTACAAGCGCCAGTTCAGCAAGTACGTAGCCCTCGGAATCAAGGCTGACGAT ATCGAGAACATCTACAAGAACGCCCACGCCGCCATTCGTAAGGATCCGTCCTTCACTAAGAAACCGGAAAAGAAGGTTACGAAGAAGCGCCACAACCTAGCCAAGCTTACGTTGGAAGCCCGCAAGGCGAAGATTGCCAAACACAAGGCCGAATTCCTCGCCAAGATACAGGCCGACTCAGAAGCTTAA
- the LOC131678487 gene encoding proteasome subunit alpha type-5, whose amino-acid sequence MFLTRSEYDRGVNTFSPEGRLFQVEYAIEAIKLGSTAIGICTQEGVVMAVEKRITSPLMEPTKVEKIVEVDRHIGCATSGLMADSRTLLDRARVECQNHWFVYNERMSVESCAQAVSSLAIQFGDSDDTGSAMSRPFGVAILFAGIENGETQLWHMDPSGTYIRYDAKAIGSGSEGAQQNLQEYYLPTMTIKEAINLALSTLKQVMEEKLNSTNVEVMTMTAGELFRMFVKEEVEEYINNMS is encoded by the exons ATGTTTCTCACCAGATCCGAATACGACCGAGGTGTCAATACATTCTCGCCTGAGGGTCGCCTCTTCCAAGTGGAATATGCTATCGAGGCAATTAAGTTAGGCTCGACGGCGATCGGTATTTGTACACAAGAAG GCGTTGTAATGGCTGTAGAAAAACGGATCACCTCTCCCCTGATGGAGCCGACCAAGGTGGAGAAAATTGTCGAGGTTGATCGGCACATTGGTTGCGCTACATCCGGTCTGATGGCGGATTCCCGAACCTTGTTAGATCGGGCCCGAGTCGAGTGTCAGAATCATTGGTTTGTGTACAACGAACGGATGTCTGTAGAGTCCTGCGCTCAGGCAGTGTCAAGTTTAGCGATTCAATTTGGGGATAGCGACGATACTGGTTCGGCGATGAGCCGTCCTTTTGGTGTTGCAATACTTTTTGCCGGCATTGAAAACGGGGAGACTCAATTGTGGCATATGGACCCGTCTGGAACGTACATTCGGTATGATGCTAAAGCCATCGGTTCGGGCAGTGAGGGAGCGCAGCAAAACTTACAA gaaTATTACCTCCCAACGATGACTATCAAGGAGGCGATCAACCTAGCTCTCAGTACTCTGAAGCAGGTTATGGAGGAGAAGCTGAATTCTACCAATGTAGAAGTTATGACAATGACTGCAGGCGAACTGTTCCGGATGTTCGTTAAGGAGGAAGTCGAAGAATACATCAACAATATGAGCTAA